The proteins below come from a single Sorghum bicolor cultivar BTx623 chromosome 4, Sorghum_bicolor_NCBIv3, whole genome shotgun sequence genomic window:
- the LOC8074636 gene encoding probable protein phosphatase 2C 45, which produces MEQAQQGSTPTTTVSDRTGGEEELARGPGALTGSGSRSVQSRRLPPRHPPRRPFSSTPLLSFLKASERAALFLSLRFGFPSLPLHTSLSSRPSVSLPPPLPPCAPLFMREEGPWGPPPPPAPAPPSARLSLSLVVLLLLAGPSSCWCCQGREGGAEVARMGLAGDGSADTAQHLSNSENGRFSYGVASSPGKRASMEDFYEARIDDVDGEKVGMFGVYDGHGGVRAAEYVKQHLFSNLIKHPKFITDTKAAIAETYNQTDSEFLKADSSQTRDAGSTASTAIIVGDRLLVANVGDSRAVICKGGQAIAVSRDHKPDQTDERQRIEDAGGFVMWAGTWRVGGVLAVSRAFGDKLLKQYVVADPEIKEEVVDSSLEFLILASDGLWDVVTNEEAVAMVKPIQDPQEAANKLLEEASRRGSSDNITVVIVRFLDGTTGDKSGEDKETTNDQNS; this is translated from the exons ATGGAGCAAGCGCAACAAGGCAGCACCCCGACGACGACCGTGAGCGACAGGACAGGCGGCGAAGAAGAGCTCGCCCGGGGGCCGGGGGCGTTGACCGGGTCCGGGTCCCGGTCCGTCCAGTCGCGGCGCCTCCCGCCACGTCATCCGCCTCGCCGACCGTTCTCGTCCACTCCTCTGCTTTCCTTCCTcaaagcgagcgagcgagcagcTCTCTTCCTTTCCCTTCGCTTCggcttcccttcccttcccttgcACACCTCCCTCTCCTCGCGTCCATCCGTTTCCCTCCCACCTCCCCTCCCACCCTGTGCGCCTCTTTTCATGCGCGAGGAGGGGCCGTGgggaccaccaccaccaccggcaccggcacctcCATCCGCGCGCCTCTCGCTCTCGCTGGTGGTGCTCCTCCTGCTCGCGGGGCCCTCCTCCTGCTGGTGCTGCCAGGGCCGGGAGGGCGGCGCGGAGGTGGCGCGCATGGGGCTCGCCGGGGACGGGTCGGCGGACACCGCCCAACACCTCAG TAATAGTGAAAATGGGCGGTTCAGTTATGGAGTTGCGAGTTCTCCTGGGAAAAGAGCATCGATGGAGGACTTTTATGAGGCAAGGATAGACGACGTTGACGGAGAGAAAGTTGGAATGTTCGGTGTATATGATG GTCATGGAGGAGTCAGAGCAGCTGAATATGTTAAGCAGCATCTTTTCAGCAATTTAATCAAACACCCAAAGTTCATCACTGATACCAAGGCTGCTATTG CCGAAACTTACAACCAGACAGATTCAGAATTTCTTAAAGCTGACAGCAGTCAAACTCGAGATGCTGGCTCAACTGCCTCAACAGCTATCATTGTAGGTGACCGTTTGCTTGTTGCAAATGTTGGAGATTCTAGAGCTGTTATTTGTAAAGGAGGACAGG CGATTGCGGTTTCAAGAGATCACAAACCTGATCAGACAGATGAGAGACAAAGAATTGAGGATGCAGGGGGCTTTGTTATGTGGGCTG GGACATGGCGAGTGGGTGGTGTTCTCGCTGTCTCTCGAGCATTTGGTGATAAACTCTTGAAGCAGTATGTTGTCGCTGACCCTGAAATCAAG GAGGAGGTGGTCGACAGCTCCCTCGAATTCCTCATCCTTGCTAGTGATGGACTGTGGGATGTTGTCACTAATGAG GAAGCTGTTGCCATGGTCAAGCCAATTCAGGACCCCCAGGAAGCAGCAAACAAGCTTCTCGAAGAAGCTTCCCGGAGGGGAAGCTCCGATAACATCACAGTTGTCATTGTCCGCTTCCTAGATGGAACTACCGGTGATAAATCAGGCGAAGACAAAGAGACCACCAATGACCAAAACTCCTAG
- the LOC8074635 gene encoding FBD-associated F-box protein At4g13985 → MGTDHGDVDPGAGAGAGAGDEAADPDDRISGLPDHLLHDILIRLPGTADAARTSILSRRWRRVWAHTPVISLDYRCGFEPASPGGRVPDRVDAALAAHAAGTGTGVVSLSLSLSLSRLEITLRFESLNHLRTDRIAAWLHVAAQRLAGELRITLPFCYHSAIADGDDGLGEVLLPVCERATSIRLDLSYRTLRFALPPAGAGAGAGGVFFKALATLTIRLACLHARDLEAAVSSSRCPCLKKLVIESIRLQQDNGGGDGDDDEDGDGDGGGACDLSIRSDSLEWLEISYGVRDYGRLHVDAPNLETFHACITCGLCVLAPKLSEVRWWSSDDHAYDSSRHHLARAGHQLRRLEVGADSSGLALMRQFNTVDELGLTVNLKRGVEEYERFLKYTDTLAKIYDDRAWLSASYATPSPEMCWRTKACGAAEQQAGWLPLPMQGVMRMSM, encoded by the exons ATGGGCACAGACCACGGCGACGTCGAtcccggagccggagccggagccggagccggagacGAGGCGGCTGATCCTGATGACCGCATCAGCGGCCTCCCCGACCACCTCCTCCACGACATCCTGATCCGCCTCCCGGGCACCGCCGACGCGGCGCGCACGAGCATCCTCTCCCGCCGCTGGCGCCGCGTCTGGGCTCACACCCCCGTGATCTCCCTCGACTACAGGTGCGGTTTCGAGCCGGCGTCCCCTGGCGGCCGCGTGCCCGACCGTGTCGACGCCGCCCTGGCCGCGCACGCCGCCGGCACCGGGACGGGGGTCGTCAGCCTCAGCCTCAGCCTCAGCCTCAGCCGCCTCGAGATCACCCTGCGGTTCGAAAGCTTGAACCACCTGCGCACGGACCGCATCGCCGCGTGGCTGCACGTCGCCGCGCAGCGCCTTGCGGGGGAGCTCCGGATCACGCTGCCGTTCTGCTACCACAGCGCCATTGCCGACGGCGACGACGGCCTCGGCGAGGTCCTTCTTCCCGTGTGCGAGAGGGCCACGTCCATCCGCCTCGACCTGAGCTACCGCACCCTGCGGTTCGCGCTGCCccccgccggagccggagccggagcaggCGGCGTGTTCTTCAAGGCGCTGGCCACGCTGACGATACGGTTGGCCTGCCTCCACGCCCGCGACCTGGAAGCCGCCGTGTCGTCGTCTCGCTGCCCGTGCCTCAAGAAACTCGTGATCGAGTCGATCAGGCTGCAGCAGgacaacggcggcggcgacggcgacgacgacgaagacggcgacggcgacggtggCGGAGCTTGTGACCTATCCATACGGTCCGACTCACTGGAGTGGCTGGAGATCTCCTACGGCGTGCGAGACTACGGCCGGCTCCATGTCGACGCCCCAAATCTCGAGACGTTTCATGCGTGCATCACTTGTGGCTTGTGCGTGCTTGCCCCGAAGCTCTCGGAGGTGCGGTGGTGGAGCAGCGACGACCATGCCTATGACTCGAGCCGCCATCATCTCGCACGCGCCGGccaccaactccggcgcctAGAGGTAGGAGCCGATTCGTCTGGCCTCGCTTTGATGCGGCAGTTCAACACGGTTGACGAGCTGGGCCTCACTGTAAACCTGAAGCGG GGTGTAGAAGAATACGAGAGATTTCTGAAGTACACGGATACACTTGCCAAGATTTATGATGATAGAGCATGGCTTTCAGCCAGCTATGCTACACCTTCTCCGGAAATGTGCTGGCGTACCAAGGCTTGTGGTGCAGCTGAGCAACAGGCTG GATGGCTACCCCTACCCATGCAAGGTGTCATGAGGATGTCCATGTAG
- the LOC8069971 gene encoding uncharacterized protein LOC8069971 yields MARLRPRIRAVPRGPVLLFLLAPLIYSAVSRLHPWAPAEKGVCLPPPTALKRPDRLVLGPAAGQGRPDRLQCQGLRALNKIGLSSEENYPGEHISFVTVFTTYNSVSAGDGKVPSDSVTVGNHSYSKTERSMAILSTFISFIRVSMPRSNVIILTDPGSKISVNQGSATLLPIEGNYSRGNLMLQRIKTYIAFLEQKLVEFDSMEGLNHFVLTDSDIALVDDLGHIFKKYPHCHLALTFRNNKGQPLNSGFVAVRGTRDGITKAVEFLKQVLEAYCLRYIKASRMLGDQLALAWVVKSHLPSAFGKFSKHEAFTGEVNGASVLFLPCAVYNWTPPEGAGQFHGIPLDVKVVHFKGSRKRLMLEAWNFYNSTSKLSDMLCIILRSGRTKYDF; encoded by the exons ATGGCGAGGCTGAGGCCTCGAATCCGGGCCGTACCGCGAGGCCCGgtgctcctcttcctcctcgcccCGCTCATCTACTCCGCCG TGTCCAGGCTGCACCCCTGGGCGCCGGCGGAGAAGGGCGTGTGCCTGCCACCCCCGACTGCGCTGAAGCGGCCCGACCGTCTCGTGCTTGGCCCCGCTGCCGGACAAGGCCGCCCCGACCGCCTCCAGTGCCAAG GACTTAGAGCTCTGAACAAGATTGGCCTATCAAGTGAAGAGAACTATCCTGGAGAACACATTTCTTTCGTTACTGTATTCACAACCTACAATTCTGTCTCAGCTGGAGATGGCAAAGTTCCATCTGATTCTGTAACTGTTGGAAATCATTCTTATAGCAAAACAGAAAGATCCATGGCCATTCTGAGCACTTTCATCAGTTTCATAAGG GTATCAATGCCAAGAAGCAATGTGATCATATTGACTGACCCTGGTTCAAAAATTTCAGTAAATCAAGGGAGTGCTACGCTATTGCCTATTGAAGGAAACTATTCTCGAGGAAATTTGATGCTTCAAAGAATAAAGACATACATT GCATTTTTGGAGCAAAAGCTTGTGGAATTTGATAGTATGGAGGGGTTGAATCATTTTGTTCTGACTGATTCTGATATAGCATTggttgatgatcttggacatATATTCAAAAAATATCCCCATTGTCATCTGGCTCTTACTTTTCGTAATAACAAAGGGCAACCTTTGAACTCTGGGTTTGTTGCTGTAAGAGGAACCAGGGATGGCATCACTAA AGCTGTGGAATTCTTGAAACAAGTCCTTGAAGCTTACTGCTTAAGATATATTAAGGCTTCCCGTATGCTTGGTGACCAATTAGCACTGGCATGGGTTGTCAAGTCTCATCTACCCTCGGCTtttggaaaattttctaagcATGAGGCATTTACTGGTGAAGTTAATGGAGCATCTGTTCTCTTCTTGCCTTGTGCTGTTTATAATTGGACCCCGCCTGAGGGTGCTGGACAGTTTCATGGTATACCCTTGGATGTTAAG GTTGTCCATTTCAAAGGTTCAAGAAAGCGTTTGATGCTCGAGGCATGGAATTTCTACAACTCAACCTCTAAGCTGTCTGATATGCTATGCATAATCTTGAGAAGTGGCCGGACGAAATATGACTTCTGA